AACGAAGCCGAGCGCTCGAGCAAGACGCGGGAGGCGCTGCAAGTTCTCGTGGACACGCGCCGGCTGATCGAAAGCTCCGGCATTCCCGTCGGCATACTGAGCGGCGGCGGCACCGGCACCTACAACGTCACCGGCGGCTTTCCGGGCATGGATGAGGTCCAGGCCGGCTCCTACGCGACGATGGACTGGTACTACGGCGAGATCCGGCCCGAGTTCCGCCAGGCGCTCTCGATTCTGACCCTCATCTGCAGCCGCCCCAAGCCCGGCATGGCCGTGCTCGACGTGGGCGTCAAGGGGATCGGGTACGACTTCGGCCCGCCGCAGGCGAAGTATCCGGCGCACGGCGAGATCGGGCGGTTCGGCTCCGAGGAACACACGGTCTGGTCGGTCGCCGACGATGCCGCCGCTCTCGGCGACAAGATCGAGATCATCCCCTCTCACGGCTGCGTCACCTGCAACCTCTACCGCGAGTTCTTCGTCCACCGCGATGGGACTGTGGTAGACGTCTGGCCGATAGAAGGATCCGGTAAGCTGACGTAAGACAGCCATACTTTCGGGAGATGTGAATGCGCCTTACTGTACCTGCCGTACTCGTTCTCATTCTGTCATGCTCGGCCCTCGCCGGTCCGAGTTCTCTCACGCCTGCCGATCTGCGGTGTGAGAGAATGGCGAATCCTCTCGGAGTCGAGCATCCGCATCTCTCGTGGATCTGCGAGGCGACCGATCGGTCCTCTCGTAGCCTGAGTCAATCGGCCTTCCAGGTGCACGCCGCATCCTCGGCAGTGGAGTTGCGGAGGAACACCGCCGACCTCTGGGACAGCGGCAAGGTGATCTCCGACGCCGCCGTCGCGATCCCCTATGACGGCAAGCCTCTCGCATCCCGTCAGCGCGTCTTCTGGAAGGTGCGCGTCTGGGACCGGGACGGCCTGCCCTCAGCATGGAGCGCGCCCGCCGAGTGGACGACGGGCGTGCTCGACCCGAAGGACTGGCGCGGCGGTTGGATCGCCTCCGACCTCGAACTCCTGCCGCACCAGAGGGAGTTGAAGGCGTTCTCCGACCCGGGCCGCGTCAACGACTACTGCGGCATACTCTGGGGTCTGGGGCCGAAGATCCGTGAGATGGCGAAGGATGCGCACGAGGCCCCCGCCGTCTACATGCGCCGGGAGTTCGACGCGCCGAAGAGCATCCGCCGCGCCCTCGCCTGCGTCTCCGGTCTGGGGTGCTTCGAACTGCACGTCAACGGCCGTTTCGCCGGCCCGAACCTGCTCGATCCGGCGATGTGCGACTACGAGAAGCGGGTGCCTTACGTCGTCCGCGATGTCACCGACGCCCTGAAGCAGGGCCGAAACGCGATCGGCGTCGTGCTCGGCAACGGGTGGTTCAACCCGGTCAGCCCGCTCTTCCACGGCTACTACCGCGCCGATTTCATTTCGCCGCCCCAACTGCGGATGGACCTGGAGATCGAGTACACGGACGGCAGCCGCACGATCATCGGCACGGACCGCAAATGGCGGTTCACGACCGACGGCCCGATCCGCTACAACTGCTTCGCCGGCGGCGAGACGTACGACGCGCGGAAGGAGATGCCCGGCTGGTCCGCGCCCGGTTTCGACGACTCGGCATGGAAGCCGGCCGTATCCGCTCCAGCCCCCAAGGGCAAGATGTCTGCCCAACTGCTCTACCCGGTTCGCGCGCTGGAGGAGATTCCCGCGGTCAGGGTCGAGAAGGTCAGCGACGACAAGTGGCGGTTCACCCTCCGGGAGGCAGTCGGTGGTGTGCCCCGACTCACACTGCGCGCGAAGGCCGGGCAGGTCGTCACGATGAGCGTCCTGGGAGGGAGCGGCCACACGTTCGGGCGGTACCAGACCGACATCTACACCGCGAGGGGCGGGGGCGAGGAGGTCTACCAGCCGAGCCTGGCCTACCACGGGTTCGGCGCGGTGGATGTCTCGGGCCTCGGATACGAGCCGAAAGCGGACGACCTCGTCGGTGTCGTGACCGCGACCGATCTGCCCGCGGTCGGAGGGTTCGTCTGCTCGGACGAGCGGCTGAACGTACTGCAGGACGTGTTCCGCCGCACCGTCTACAACTACATCATCCAGATTCCGAACGATCCGGTCCGCGAGAAATCGCCGTGGACGCAGGATGTGTGGAACCAGTTCCCCGCCGAGTCGTGGTTCTACGACGTCGGCCCGACCTACCGCAAGTGGCAGGGCGATTTCCTCGACGGCCAGTTCCCCGACGGATACGTCGCGCCGGTGGTCCCCGGACGGTTCGAGGCGCCGGACATCAACGGCCCGTGGTGGGGCGGGGCCATCCTCTATACGCCGTGGCTCTACTATCAGGCATACGGCGACGCATCGCTCCTGGCCGAGAGCTACGAGGGGATGAAGAAGCATTTCGCGTACCTTGAGCAGCTTTGCGCGGATGAGAAGGCACGAGCCGCGTGGCCGAGGCTCGAGGGGCCGACCGGCA
Above is a genomic segment from Armatimonadota bacterium containing:
- a CDS encoding family 78 glycoside hydrolase catalytic domain, yielding MANPLGVEHPHLSWICEATDRSSRSLSQSAFQVHAASSAVELRRNTADLWDSGKVISDAAVAIPYDGKPLASRQRVFWKVRVWDRDGLPSAWSAPAEWTTGVLDPKDWRGGWIASDLELLPHQRELKAFSDPGRVNDYCGILWGLGPKIREMAKDAHEAPAVYMRREFDAPKSIRRALACVSGLGCFELHVNGRFAGPNLLDPAMCDYEKRVPYVVRDVTDALKQGRNAIGVVLGNGWFNPVSPLFHGYYRADFISPPQLRMDLEIEYTDGSRTIIGTDRKWRFTTDGPIRYNCFAGGETYDARKEMPGWSAPGFDDSAWKPAVSAPAPKGKMSAQLLYPVRALEEIPAVRVEKVSDDKWRFTLREAVGGVPRLTLRAKAGQVVTMSVLGGSGHTFGRYQTDIYTARGGGEEVYQPSLAYHGFGAVDVSGLGYEPKADDLVGVVTATDLPAVGGFVCSDERLNVLQDVFRRTVYNYIIQIPNDPVREKSPWTQDVWNQFPAESWFYDVGPTYRKWQGDFLDGQFPDGYVAPVVPGRFEAPDINGPWWGGAILYTPWLYYQAYGDASLLAESYEGMKKHFAYLEQLCADEKARAAWPRLEGPTGKDVLWWGLGDWLSAENPRARVVFTSTAALAWFARILSDTASILGRADDHAHFERRADECRETLNRTFLDTETGVYDVNGGQTAQSLPLALGLVPTDVKPKVEERLAKAVEARNHVASGFVGTPILLTTLSDIGRPDLAWTVATQPDTPGWFNMVRQGTYQESWDGGGVQMPSLAAPIHVWFMEGLAGIRP